The bacterium genome segment CCTGTCGCTGCATTTTGTTCAGGGATTTAACGACCATGAACACCGCGAAAGCAACAATGATAAAACTGATGACTGTATTGGCAAACATTCCGTAGTTCAGTGTCACCGCCCCGGCAGCCTGTGCATCGGCGATGGTCATATAGGGTCCCGCCGCTGAACCTTCCTTCAAGATAATGAAAAGATTCGAGAAATCCACGTTACCCATCAGCATTCCGATGGGCGGCATGAGGATGTCGCTCACGAACGATTTTACAATTGTTCCGAAAGCGGCACCGATGACGATTCCCACCGCCATGTCAACCACGTTGCCTTTCATTGCAAATTCTTTAAATTCCTTGAACATAACGTACCTCCCCTTCCAGTCTTGTGTTTTGAGTTTTTTTCATATACGCAGCGTATCACGTTTTTCCGAGACGCTGCCAGAGTCGATAGCCTGGCCCGGATCCCTGGTG includes the following:
- the mscL gene encoding large conductance mechanosensitive channel protein MscL; amino-acid sequence: MFKEFKEFAMKGNVVDMAVGIVIGAAFGTIVKSFVSDILMPPIGMLMGNVDFSNLFIILKEGSAAGPYMTIADAQAAGAVTLNYGMFANTVISFIIVAFAVFMVVKSLNKMQRQEDAPPAEPTTKECSYCFTTIPINAKRCPNCTSGL